TGAGAAAACAAACCCCAATTGTCTTTTAAACGCATCTTAATACCAGCACCATAGGGAACTGTTAGCGCATAGCTTTGATAATTGGTTTTTTGCCCTTCTGTTCTGTAAAAGGAAAGTTTGTACTCCTTGTTTTGAAGTATTGTTTTCGGCGTAAAAATTACGCCGCCAATCCCTGCAAAGATGTAGGGTGTAAAACGCCTGGTGCCACCACCCGCGAAATATTCCAGAAAGTTAAAGTCGGCCTGCAGACTTACCTCGTGCATTGGTGTATAAAAGCTCAGGTTTCTGTTTTTAAACTGCTCATTGGTGGAATTGGCGTCACTTGCACTGATCCGTCCATAGTTGTAATGTAAACCAAGGCTCCAATAAGGATCAAGATTGGCCTTAACGTATGCTCCCGCACTAATTCCACTTAATTTGACCGGATTTACAGGATTTAAGTCTCCAATATAAGCAGCACCGCCTCCAACAATCCCAACCTCCATAACCTGCGCAGAAAGCCCAAGTCCGGATAATAGCAACACTAAAAGATAAAGCGGTTTTTTACAATCCATTTTAATAATTCCGGGTATCAATTCCCCAAAGCAATTTATTTCTTAACGTAGTCAAGTAACTTTCATTATTGAGCCGGATCAGGTTCACATAAAAATTAGCTTTATTGAGCGTAATTTTCACAGAGCGATCTACTGTTTCCGTTCTGGAATCACAGCTCACTAAAAACTTGGCACTGCGGGCCTCTATTTCAAAAGTTAAACTTACATCATCAGGAACAACTACGGGTCTCACATTTAGGTTATGAGGCGCTATAGGGGTAATCACAAAATTCTGTGAACTGGGGAAGATAATCGGTCCGCCGCAACTCAATGAATAAGCGGTAGAACCAGTTGGCGTTGCAATAATCAGTCCGTCTGCCCAATAAGAATTGATAAAATCACCGTTCATATAAGCATGAATAATCATCATTGCTGTATTGTCCCTGCGGTGAACGGTAATGTCGTTTAGAGCGAAATTTTCCTCACCAAATAAATTGTGCTTAGATTCAAGGCTCAATAAACTCCTTTTGTCCAGGGTATATTCCTTTTGCAAAAGTGCTTCAAATGCACTGCTGATGTCATCCTTGTTGATACTGGCCAAAAAGCCCAATCTGCCGAAATTGATTCCAATAATGGGAATACCGGAGTCACGCACCAGGGCCAGAGTATCCAGCAAGGTACCATCACCACCCAAACTGATCAATACGTCAGCATGGCCTATTAACTCAGCACAATTGTTAAAAATCGATACGTTTTGGGTTAGTTTTACTTTATCTTTTATAAACTGGTGGTAATTCCCATATACCAGTGCTTCAATATCGTAGCGTTCAAGCGCGTCAAAAACCTCCTGCACATAAGGCAAAACACTATTATTAAATTCTCTGCCGTAAATTGCAAACTTCATGTAAAAGGTTAAACGTTTAAATAATTCATTAAAGAATTGTACCGGTCTTCCGTACCCTGGTCCGTAGCTGTACTGTTAAAAATACTTTTAACATCGTAATCGTAACGTTCAAAAGAGGCAATAATCCCGGAAAGATCCGTTTTGTTGATTTTCAACGTCACTTCCAATTTCGTAGAATCTGCGAAAGCCTGTACATAAGAAGAAAGGATTTGCGCGTTATCCGCTTCAACAATTTGTGCCATATGCGCCAAAGAATTATTACGGTTACTAATCTCCAGCACAATAATCCCTCCCGGTTCTTTTACCGCAAAAATCTCCGAAGCATATTCCATCAGACTCTGTATAGAAATCAGGCCCAGATAGTTTTTCTGATAATCCAGCACAGGAACAACGCTAAGCTGCAACTGGTCAAACAGCCTGATCACATCATAAGCATGTGCATCCTGATAAACAAACGAGTTTAGTATCGTCAAAGAAAGGCTCTTTATTTGAGCATTAAGGTCTCTAACTTCAATCAGTTCATCTTCTCCAAGCAAACCCAGAAATTGATCTTCATTAACAATCGGCATATGACTCAGTTTAAACTCAGTCATCCTATCCAATGCTTTCTGAACAGTATCAGAAGTTTGTAAAGGAGGTATAGAGTTAGATATGAGTTCAGCTGCAATCATTTATTTCAGTAATATTCTGTTTAAAAATTTATCCAGGTATTCGTTAAATTCCTCCGGACGCTCCATCATTGGTGCATGTCCACATTTATCTACCCAATTCAGTTCAGAGTTGGGCAACAATTCATGAAACTCCTCCGCCACATCTGGTGGGGTAACTTTATCCTGTTTTCCCCAAATCAGCGATACAGGAATGGTAATTTTCCCGAGGTCTTTACTCATATTATGTCTAATGGCAGACTTTGCCAGCGCAAGAATCCGAATCACCCGGGAGCGGTCGTTCACCGTTTTAAAAACTTCAGCCACCAGCTCATCTGTCGCCGTTGCCGGATCATAAAACGTGTAGGCTACCTTCTCCTTAATGTAATCATAACTTTCTCTTCTCGGAAAAGAACCTCCAAAAGCATTCTCATACAAACCAGAACTTCCTGTTAACACCAGTGCCTTCACAAATTCCTGATGTGCCGTAGTAAATACCAGACCAACATGTCCACCTAACGAATTGCCGATCAGCACCACCTGCCCTAATTTCTTAAATTTTAAAAATTTATGAATGTATTTAGATAAGCTTTTTACCCCAAGTGTTAACATTGGTAACTCGTAGATAGGTAAAATCGGCACAATAACGTGGTAACGATCTTTGAAATAATCTATAGTTGGCTCCCAGTTGCTCAGTTCGCCCATTAATCCGTGAAGTAATACCAGGGTTTCTCCTTTTCCCGCTTCTATATATTGAAACCCATTATCTTCTATTACTTCGTATTTCATATTAATGCTATAAGACATGCTACTAAGTTAGCAGCCAAAATTTAATTATCGGCAATTTAAGTTATTTATTTAAAGCACAATTTATGCCAACTGTAATTTAACAATTTCTGCAATTAACTTTCCATCGGCTTTTCCTGCTAATTCCTTATTTGCCAAGCCCATAACCTTACCCATATCCTTTACAGAATTTGCGCCAGAACTTTCCACAATTTTAGCAATCACCGCTTCTACTTCTGCCCTGTCCATTTGTTTGGGCAAAAAGTGATTGATCACCTCAATTTCTTCTTCTTCAATCAGGGCAAGATCTTCACGACCCTGACTTTTATAGATGTCCGCAGATTCCCTGCGTTGTTTAATGAGTTTCTGTAAAATTTTAAGCTCAGTTTCTTCAGTAATTTCTTCTGCCTGACCTTTCTCTGTACGTGCCAAAAGCAAAGCTGCTTTAATGGCGCGCAATCCCCTTAAACGGGCCTGATCCTTAGCCAGCATGGCTTGTTTTATTTCCTGATCTATTGTTGTTGATATCATAATTATTTTATTAATATAAGTGATCCGTTAGCCTGTGCCGTTGGCATGATCAGCATATCGTTAATATTTACATGGGCCGGGCGACTTACCGCATACCAAATGGCATCTGCAATATCCACAGCCATCAATGGGTCAAATCCTTCATATACTTTTTTGGCACGCGCTTCATCACCACCAAAGCGCACTACCGAGAATTCCGTTTCTACTGCTCCGGGATGTATTGCTGTAACCTTAATCCCATGCACCAGCAAATCAATCCGCATGGCCTTGCTCAGCGCATCAACAGCATGTTTGGTGGCACAGTAAACATTTCCGTTAGAATAAACCTCTTTTCCTGCTATGGAGCCAATGTTTACAATATGCCCTGATTGATTGGCAACCATCCAGCCCGAGACAATTTTAGAAATATATAAAAAGCCTTTCACATTGGTATCAATCATGGTATCCCAATCGTCAAGACTTCCC
The Pedobacter sp. MC2016-14 DNA segment above includes these coding regions:
- a CDS encoding GatB/YqeY domain-containing protein — translated: MISTTIDQEIKQAMLAKDQARLRGLRAIKAALLLARTEKGQAEEITEETELKILQKLIKQRRESADIYKSQGREDLALIEEEEIEVINHFLPKQMDRAEVEAVIAKIVESSGANSVKDMGKVMGLANKELAGKADGKLIAEIVKLQLA
- a CDS encoding alpha/beta fold hydrolase, yielding MKYEVIEDNGFQYIEAGKGETLVLLHGLMGELSNWEPTIDYFKDRYHVIVPILPIYELPMLTLGVKSLSKYIHKFLKFKKLGQVVLIGNSLGGHVGLVFTTAHQEFVKALVLTGSSGLYENAFGGSFPRRESYDYIKEKVAYTFYDPATATDELVAEVFKTVNDRSRVIRILALAKSAIRHNMSKDLGKITIPVSLIWGKQDKVTPPDVAEEFHELLPNSELNWVDKCGHAPMMERPEEFNEYLDKFLNRILLK
- a CDS encoding CBS domain-containing protein; its protein translation is MIAAELISNSIPPLQTSDTVQKALDRMTEFKLSHMPIVNEDQFLGLLGEDELIEVRDLNAQIKSLSLTILNSFVYQDAHAYDVIRLFDQLQLSVVPVLDYQKNYLGLISIQSLMEYASEIFAVKEPGGIIVLEISNRNNSLAHMAQIVEADNAQILSSYVQAFADSTKLEVTLKINKTDLSGIIASFERYDYDVKSIFNSTATDQGTEDRYNSLMNYLNV
- a CDS encoding SDR family NAD(P)-dependent oxidoreductase, which gives rise to MNSKIALITGATSGIGEACAHLFAQQGYNLVLLARRADKLDELCRHFEDKYAIETKALVVDVRNKNEVDLLNTLPDNWKQINVLVNNAGLSRGLDPIDQGSLDDWDTMIDTNVKGFLYISKIVSGWMVANQSGHIVNIGSIAGKEVYSNGNVYCATKHAVDALSKAMRIDLLVHGIKVTAIHPGAVETEFSVVRFGGDEARAKKVYEGFDPLMAVDIADAIWYAVSRPAHVNINDMLIMPTAQANGSLILIK
- a CDS encoding NAD kinase, with translation MKFAIYGREFNNSVLPYVQEVFDALERYDIEALVYGNYHQFIKDKVKLTQNVSIFNNCAELIGHADVLISLGGDGTLLDTLALVRDSGIPIIGINFGRLGFLASINKDDISSAFEALLQKEYTLDKRSLLSLESKHNLFGEENFALNDITVHRRDNTAMMIIHAYMNGDFINSYWADGLIIATPTGSTAYSLSCGGPIIFPSSQNFVITPIAPHNLNVRPVVVPDDVSLTFEIEARSAKFLVSCDSRTETVDRSVKITLNKANFYVNLIRLNNESYLTTLRNKLLWGIDTRNY
- a CDS encoding DUF6089 family protein gives rise to the protein MDCKKPLYLLVLLLSGLGLSAQVMEVGIVGGGAAYIGDLNPVNPVKLSGISAGAYVKANLDPYWSLGLHYNYGRISASDANSTNEQFKNRNLSFYTPMHEVSLQADFNFLEYFAGGGTRRFTPYIFAGIGGVIFTPKTILQNKEYKLSFYRTEGQKTNYQSYALTVPYGAGIKMRLKDNWGLFSQIGYRTAYTDYLDDVSGRYPAATAWGAEDANTATRMSLADRSLNKIGTPGTQRGDFRKRDTYMFVGIGISYTFISSKCYTF